One segment of Nostoc flagelliforme CCNUN1 DNA contains the following:
- a CDS encoding RNA-guided endonuclease InsQ/TnpB family protein, which yields MSITRRITFRLYPSPSQAKTLSCWRRLHKDLYNAAIANRKNQYKHFKKSVDYYEQQNCLPEFKEVWYEYKQLGSHALQATLKRVDMAFQRFFKGLGGYPKFKSIRHYSGWTYPCIAGWKAISRGKNGHLELSNLGKIQMRGTARTWGKPTTCTIVNRQGIWYASITVQCNPVRGTGAGAVGLDFGCLTAVAMSDGNIVENPRYLATTQAKIRNASKSKRRKTKPDFKQKIIASKGWKKANKRINKLQRKASNQRSNWIHQVATEIVSCNSLVATEKLNIKTMTRKAKKGSKRKSQKTGLNRSILDVGMGMLRSAIEYKLSEAGGIFVEVPTVKIKPSQTCPKCGSQKKKELSERIHNCPCGFTCDRDVAAAMVMLNWAMGTGTDLIKRGSDSSTSTHCGGFKQLSDMKRQKPRPSS from the coding sequence ATGAGTATAACCCGCCGCATTACATTTCGTCTTTATCCGTCTCCATCTCAAGCTAAAACCTTGAGTTGTTGGCGGCGTTTGCACAAGGATCTATATAATGCGGCGATTGCTAATAGAAAGAATCAATACAAACATTTTAAAAAGTCAGTTGATTACTATGAACAACAGAATTGCTTGCCAGAGTTTAAGGAGGTCTGGTACGAATACAAGCAATTAGGAAGTCATGCCCTGCAAGCTACCTTGAAGCGAGTAGACATGGCATTCCAGCGCTTCTTTAAAGGCTTAGGAGGATACCCAAAATTTAAATCAATTAGGCATTATTCTGGATGGACTTATCCATGTATTGCAGGTTGGAAGGCAATATCAAGAGGGAAAAACGGGCATTTAGAATTGTCTAATTTAGGCAAAATTCAAATGCGTGGGACAGCAAGAACATGGGGTAAACCTACAACCTGTACCATAGTCAATCGCCAAGGGATCTGGTATGCATCTATTACGGTGCAGTGCAATCCAGTGCGAGGAACAGGCGCAGGTGCAGTTGGACTAGACTTTGGATGTCTAACTGCTGTTGCTATGTCAGACGGAAATATTGTTGAGAACCCTCGTTACTTAGCTACTACACAAGCCAAGATAAGAAATGCATCCAAGTCTAAACGACGCAAAACTAAACCTGACTTTAAGCAGAAAATTATTGCATCTAAAGGATGGAAAAAAGCTAATAAGAGGATAAATAAATTACAACGTAAGGCGTCTAATCAGCGTTCTAATTGGATTCATCAAGTGGCAACAGAGATAGTAAGCTGTAATAGCCTCGTTGCTACGGAGAAACTCAATATTAAGACGATGACTCGCAAGGCTAAAAAAGGCAGCAAGAGAAAGTCTCAAAAAACAGGACTCAATCGCTCCATATTAGACGTAGGAATGGGGATGCTGAGGTCAGCGATTGAGTACAAGTTATCTGAGGCGGGAGGGATTTTTGTAGAAGTTCCTACGGTCAAAATTAAGCCTTCTCAAACCTGTCCTAAATGCGGAAGTCAAAAGAAAAAAGAATTATCTGAGCGAATCCATAATTGCCCATGTGGATTTACTTGTGACCGCGACGTAGCTGCGGCGATGGTGATGCTCAATTGGGCAATGGGGACGGGAACCGACCTCATCAAACGTGGATCGGATAGCTCTACTTCTACCCATTGCGGTGGGTTTAAGCAACTGTCTGATATGAAGCGTCAGAAACCTCGTCCATCTTCTTAG
- a CDS encoding ribbon-helix-helix protein, CopG family, with product MTMGRKNAANLTIQFSLEEKIILEEYCEKMQRTKSDVIREMVRKLKKYLDSSQSL from the coding sequence ATGACAATGGGTAGAAAAAATGCTGCTAATTTAACAATTCAATTTTCGCTGGAGGAGAAAATAATTTTGGAGGAATATTGTGAGAAAATGCAGCGGACAAAGAGCGATGTAATTCGAGAGATGGTACGCAAGCTTAAAAAATACTTAGACAGTAGCCAAAGTCTTTAG
- the tnpA gene encoding IS200/IS605 family transposase translates to MSTILHSYRHCVYKINLHIVFVTKYRRKVINSDMLSRLKDIFSHLCQNQKSELLEFGGELDHVHLLIDFSPDVAPSKLVNTLKTISSRMIRKEFAEHINKLHINKFYWKPVFWTGAYCVISAGGAPLEVLKQYIQNQEEPE, encoded by the coding sequence ATGTCAACTATTCTTCACTCCTACAGGCACTGCGTTTACAAAATAAATTTACATATAGTGTTTGTAACGAAATATAGGCGAAAGGTAATAAATTCAGACATGTTAAGTCGATTGAAAGATATATTTTCCCACCTATGCCAAAATCAAAAAAGTGAGCTTTTAGAATTTGGTGGAGAATTAGATCATGTCCACTTGCTTATAGACTTTTCCCCTGATGTTGCCCCATCAAAACTAGTAAATACTTTAAAAACTATTTCTAGTCGCATGATCAGAAAGGAGTTCGCCGAACATATCAATAAATTACATATCAATAAATTCTACTGGAAGCCTGTATTTTGGACAGGAGCGTACTGCGTGATCTCTGCTGGGGGAGCGCCACTTGAAGTTTTAAAGCAATATATCCAAAATCAAGAAGAACCTGAGTAA
- a CDS encoding WD40 domain-containing protein produces the protein MKLEKPKRNRGLMLTREGWQKLQNAKLEWEFRENNGSKSTLEELSEQAGITPVTLRKILTRETGVDKRTLVRLFMMFNLELDKSDYASPDSDLKRQEDLKNPTKRVDWGEMVDVSIFYGRRDELTLLEQWLLQERCRVVALLGMGGIGKTSLAAKLSQKVQGWFEYVIWRSLYNAPPLFDLLANLIQFFSNEQVLETDLPKSVDGRISQVIEYLQQQRCLIVLDNVETILQTGAYAGCYREGYEDYGLLIKRLGQVMHQSSLVLTSREKPKDIASLGGETLAVRSLQLSGLEVVAGQKIFEAKGFSVSESELPALVERYAGNALALKIVATTIQDVFDGHVAEFLQHYTAVFGSIRDLLDQQFSRLANLEKDIVYWLAINREPVSLSEIREDIVSSIPPQNLLEALESLVRRSLVEKSTALFTLQPVVMEYVTQRLIEIVCEEIVTQKLDLFRCHALMKATAKDYVKETQIRLILKPVIDGLLTVFRSKTGVEKELSKILVRLREESPLEPGYTGGNVINVLRQLGTDLTGYDFSYLTVWQADLRKVNLYNVNFQNADLAKSVFSETFGGVMSVAFSPDGKLLAAGDSNGEIHLWRVADSQQILIFRGHRNWVVSLAFSPDGRTLASGSSDCTIRLWDVDTGQYLHTLREHGNEVWSVAFSPNGDKLASGCDDHMVRLWLVSTGECLKIFQGHANWVLSVTFSLDGQKLVSGSDDNTIRLWDINSGECLKIFRGHTDGIRSISLSSDAQMLASSSDDQTIRLWNFSTGECKRILEGHSNQIFSVAFSPQGDILASGSHDQTVRLWDVSTGECKRIFQGHSNWVCSVAFSAEGDVLASGSRDQTVRLWHIRSSQCLKTFQGHTNQVLSVAFNPDGNILASGGHNHKVRLWDVRIGQTLKTLEGHTNWIYSVAFNPQGDTLVSGSGDKTVRLWDVSTGQCLRTCQGHTAAVWSVALSPDGRMFASGSEDQTIRLWDIRTGQCLKTCQGHAAAVWSVAFSPQGTVLASGSLDQTVKLWDANTGECLRTLEGHTSWAWAVAFSADGELLASTSTDRTLRLWSVRTGECKRILQMDTGWLLSVAFSPDNQTLATSSQDHTVKFWDISTGECLKTLTGHSAWLWSVAFCPDNQTLASGGEDETIRLWNIRTGECLKTLEAEKPYELLILTGVTGITEATRATLKALGAVD, from the coding sequence ATGAAATTGGAGAAACCTAAACGCAATCGTGGGCTTATGCTGACTCGTGAAGGCTGGCAAAAGCTTCAGAACGCCAAACTTGAGTGGGAATTTAGGGAAAACAATGGCTCAAAATCTACCTTAGAAGAATTAAGCGAACAAGCTGGGATCACTCCTGTCACTTTAAGAAAGATATTAACTCGCGAAACGGGGGTTGACAAACGAACGCTTGTACGTTTGTTTATGATGTTTAATTTAGAACTGGATAAAAGCGATTATGCAAGCCCAGACTCTGATTTAAAAAGGCAGGAAGACTTGAAGAACCCCACCAAGCGCGTTGATTGGGGAGAAATGGTGGATGTATCTATTTTCTATGGACGCAGAGATGAACTGACTCTACTAGAGCAATGGCTGCTCCAGGAACGCTGTCGTGTAGTGGCGCTGTTGGGAATGGGAGGAATTGGTAAAACCTCTCTGGCTGCCAAGTTATCACAAAAGGTTCAAGGATGGTTTGAGTACGTTATCTGGCGATCGCTCTACAATGCTCCCCCACTTTTTGACCTGCTGGCAAATTTAATTCAATTTTTCTCTAACGAGCAGGTTTTAGAAACTGACTTACCAAAAAGTGTAGATGGCAGAATATCACAAGTAATTGAATATTTGCAACAACAGCGCTGTCTGATCGTATTAGATAATGTAGAGACTATATTGCAAACAGGGGCTTATGCTGGATGCTATCGAGAAGGCTATGAAGATTATGGCTTACTTATAAAACGATTGGGACAAGTTATGCATCAAAGCTCTTTGGTGCTGACTTCTCGTGAAAAACCCAAAGATATAGCCTCACTTGGAGGAGAAACACTGGCTGTTCGCTCACTACAACTCAGTGGTTTAGAGGTTGTAGCAGGGCAAAAAATCTTTGAAGCCAAAGGTTTTTCTGTCTCAGAGTCAGAATTACCAGCACTAGTCGAGCGTTATGCAGGTAATGCCCTAGCTTTGAAGATAGTAGCGACAACGATCCAAGATGTTTTTGATGGTCATGTTGCTGAATTTCTGCAACATTACACTGCTGTTTTTGGCAGCATTCGCGATCTGCTAGACCAGCAGTTTTCGCGCTTGGCAAATTTAGAGAAGGATATTGTATACTGGCTAGCAATCAATCGTGAGCCTGTTTCGCTATCAGAAATACGAGAGGATATTGTATCATCAATACCACCACAAAACTTATTGGAGGCTCTGGAGTCTCTGGTACGGCGATCGCTAGTTGAGAAAAGCACAGCACTCTTTACGCTACAACCTGTAGTAATGGAGTATGTGACTCAGCGATTAATAGAGATAGTTTGTGAAGAGATTGTCACTCAGAAACTTGATTTGTTCAGGTGTCATGCTTTGATGAAGGCGACGGCGAAAGACTATGTGAAGGAAACTCAAATTCGCCTTATCCTCAAACCAGTTATAGATGGGCTGCTCACAGTTTTTAGAAGCAAAACAGGTGTTGAAAAAGAGTTATCTAAAATTTTGGTAAGGCTGCGAGAGGAATCGCCGCTAGAACCAGGGTATACAGGTGGAAACGTTATTAATGTCCTAAGGCAGCTGGGAACCGATTTAACTGGCTATGATTTTTCTTATTTAACTGTTTGGCAGGCAGACCTGCGAAAGGTAAATTTATACAACGTAAACTTCCAAAATGCCGATCTCGCAAAGTCGGTTTTTTCCGAGACCTTTGGTGGAGTGATGTCTGTCGCCTTTAGCCCGGACGGGAAACTCCTAGCCGCAGGGGATAGCAATGGTGAAATTCACTTGTGGCGAGTAGCTGACAGTCAACAAATTCTCATCTTTCGAGGACACAGGAACTGGGTTGTGTCGCTTGCCTTCAGTCCTGATGGCAGGACTCTTGCCAGCGGGAGTAGTGACTGTACGATAAGGCTGTGGGATGTCGATACTGGTCAATACCTTCACACCTTGAGGGAGCATGGTAATGAGGTTTGGTCAGTTGCCTTTAGTCCGAATGGTGACAAGCTAGCCAGTGGCTGTGATGACCACATGGTAAGGCTATGGCTTGTCAGCACTGGTGAATGCCTGAAAATTTTCCAGGGACATGCAAATTGGGTACTCTCAGTTACTTTTAGTCTAGATGGTCAGAAGTTGGTGAGCGGTAGTGATGACAACACAATCAGGTTGTGGGATATTAACAGTGGTGAGTGCCTGAAAATTTTCCGAGGGCATACTGATGGGATACGGTCAATTAGCCTCAGTTCTGACGCCCAGATGCTCGCAAGTAGCAGTGATGACCAGACAATTAGGTTATGGAATTTCAGCACTGGTGAATGCAAAAGAATTTTGGAGGGACATTCTAATCAGATATTTTCAGTTGCCTTCAGTCCACAAGGTGATATTCTAGCTAGTGGCAGTCATGACCAGACTGTGAGGTTGTGGGATGTCAGTACTGGTGAATGCAAAAGAATTTTTCAGGGACATTCTAATTGGGTGTGTTCAGTTGCCTTCAGCGCAGAAGGTGATGTTCTAGCTAGTGGCAGTCGCGACCAGACTGTGAGACTATGGCATATTCGTAGCAGTCAATGCCTCAAAACTTTCCAAGGACATACCAATCAAGTACTCTCAGTTGCTTTCAATCCCGATGGCAACATCTTGGCGAGCGGTGGTCATAACCACAAGGTGAGATTGTGGGATGTCCGTATCGGTCAAACTTTAAAGACTCTCGAAGGACACACCAATTGGATATACTCAGTTGCCTTCAACCCACAAGGCGATACACTGGTTAGTGGTAGTGGAGACAAAACGGTGAGGTTGTGGGATGTCAGCACTGGTCAATGCCTGAGAACTTGCCAGGGACATACTGCTGCGGTTTGGTCAGTTGCCCTCAGCCCTGACGGTAGAATGTTTGCGAGTGGCAGTGAAGACCAAACAATCAGGTTGTGGGATATCCGCACTGGTCAATGCTTGAAAACTTGCCAGGGACATGCTGCTGCGGTTTGGTCAGTTGCCTTCAGTCCTCAAGGGACTGTGCTAGCCAGTGGGTCTTTGGACCAGACAGTCAAGTTGTGGGATGCTAACACTGGTGAATGCCTTAGAACATTAGAGGGACATACGAGTTGGGCTTGGGCAGTTGCCTTCAGTGCAGATGGTGAACTGCTGGCAAGTACTAGTACAGATCGAACATTAAGATTATGGAGTGTCCGTACTGGTGAATGCAAAAGAATTTTGCAGATGGATACAGGCTGGCTACTCTCAGTTGCTTTTAGTCCGGACAACCAAACGCTAGCGACTAGCAGTCAAGATCACACAGTCAAGTTCTGGGATATCAGCACTGGTGAATGTTTAAAAACTTTGACCGGGCACTCGGCTTGGCTCTGGTCAGTCGCTTTTTGTCCGGATAATCAAACTCTGGCTAGCGGTGGCGAAGACGAGACAATTAGACTTTGGAATATTAGAACTGGCGAATGCTTAAAGACTCTGGAAGCCGAAAAACCCTATGAGCTTTTGATTCTCACAGGGGTTACTGGTATAACAGAAGCAACGAGGGCGACGCTGAAAGCTTTGGGTGCGGTTGATTAA